One Arthrobacter sp. FW306-07-I genomic window carries:
- the pth gene encoding aminoacyl-tRNA hydrolase yields MTDTWLIVGLGNPGAQYQGNRHNVGQMVLDELAGRIGAGFKTHKARAQVLEGRLGIGGPRVVLAKPMSYMNVSGGPVSALANFYGIPADHVVAVHDEIDIPFNTVKLKLGGGEGGHNGLRDISKALSTKDYLRVRVGVGRPPGRMDTADYVLRDFGTTEQKELPFLLDDAADAVESLLRDGLTAAQQKFHPAKSGSRQPES; encoded by the coding sequence ATGACAGATACCTGGCTGATCGTTGGCCTCGGCAACCCCGGCGCGCAATACCAAGGCAACCGGCACAATGTGGGCCAGATGGTGCTCGACGAACTTGCCGGCCGCATTGGTGCCGGCTTCAAGACGCACAAGGCCCGCGCCCAGGTTCTGGAAGGCCGGCTGGGCATCGGCGGTCCCCGCGTGGTCCTGGCGAAGCCGATGAGCTACATGAATGTCTCCGGCGGCCCTGTCTCCGCCCTGGCCAACTTCTACGGCATTCCAGCCGACCACGTTGTGGCCGTCCATGACGAGATCGACATCCCCTTTAACACCGTCAAACTCAAGCTCGGCGGCGGGGAAGGGGGCCATAACGGCCTCCGGGACATCTCCAAGGCGCTGAGCACCAAGGACTACCTGCGGGTCCGCGTGGGAGTGGGAAGGCCGCCCGGCAGGATGGACACAGCCGACTACGTTTTGCGGGATTTCGGCACCACGGAACAGAAGGAACTGCCGTTCCTGCTGGATGACGCCGCCGACGCCGTGGAGTCCCTGCTCCGTGACGGGCTCACCGCCGCACAGCAAAAGTTCCACCCCGCAAAGTCCGGGTCACGCCAGCCGGAATCGTAA
- a CDS encoding ribose-phosphate diphosphokinase, with the protein MSEITAHGEKKLVLATGRAHPELAREIAKELGTELLPVDAYDFANGEIYVRAGESVRGTDAFVIQAHPAPLNNHLMEQLIMIDSLKRASAKRITVVSPFYPYARQDKKGRGREPISARLVADLYKTAGADRIMSVDLHTSQIQGFFDGPVDHLMAIPLLADYIRTRVEADNITVVSPDTGRVRVAEQWAERLGGAPLAFVHKSRDLTVPNQAVSKTVVGQIEGRTCVLIDDMIDTGGTISGAVNVLKNAGAKDVIIAATHAVFSDPAARRLSESGAREVVVTNTLPLNSSQQFPQLTVLSIAPLIARAIREVFDDGSVTSLFDGKA; encoded by the coding sequence ATGAGCGAAATTACGGCGCACGGCGAAAAGAAGCTGGTGCTCGCAACAGGGCGGGCCCATCCGGAGCTGGCCCGGGAAATCGCAAAGGAACTGGGCACTGAGCTCCTTCCCGTTGACGCCTACGACTTCGCCAACGGCGAGATCTACGTCCGTGCGGGGGAGAGCGTGCGCGGCACCGACGCCTTCGTGATCCAGGCGCACCCCGCGCCGCTGAACAACCACCTCATGGAACAGCTGATCATGATCGATTCGCTGAAGCGGGCCTCCGCCAAGCGCATCACCGTGGTGTCGCCGTTCTACCCCTACGCCCGCCAGGACAAGAAGGGCCGGGGCCGCGAGCCCATCTCCGCCCGCCTGGTGGCAGACCTCTACAAGACCGCAGGCGCGGACCGCATCATGAGTGTGGACCTGCACACCTCGCAGATCCAGGGTTTCTTCGACGGCCCCGTCGACCACCTGATGGCCATCCCGCTGCTGGCCGACTACATCCGCACCCGCGTTGAGGCGGACAACATCACCGTTGTCTCCCCGGACACCGGACGCGTGCGCGTGGCCGAACAGTGGGCAGAACGCCTGGGCGGGGCGCCGCTGGCCTTCGTGCACAAGAGCCGCGACCTTACCGTCCCCAACCAGGCCGTCTCCAAGACCGTGGTGGGCCAGATCGAGGGGCGCACCTGCGTCCTGATCGATGACATGATCGACACCGGCGGAACCATCTCCGGCGCTGTCAATGTATTGAAGAACGCGGGCGCCAAGGACGTCATCATCGCGGCCACCCACGCCGTGTTCTCGGATCCGGCCGCACGCCGGCTTTCGGAGTCCGGCGCACGGGAAGTGGTGGTCACCAACACCCTCCCGCTTAACTCGTCCCAGCAGTTCCCGCAGCTGACGGTGCTCTCCATCGCACCGCTGATCGCCCGGGCCATCCGCGAAGTGTTCGACGACGGCTCGGTCACCAGCCTCTTCGACGGCAAGGCCTAA
- a CDS encoding helix-turn-helix transcriptional regulator, giving the protein MSIEPLSWGRGSTPQGDRLPTPPSAPPESQQWSVPARSANLDAVRTALTSENSLGVVITGARGVGKSSLARAAVADLGPDIWSLQLRNGPSGSTTPYGCLSFLLARLPQAYMGSPTAILRGITSLIRSDAAGRPCIITLDTSASIDDMSAGVLLNVLLTGTAKIIAVAANSSDLPADFHWLLTDRKLTEVRLSNLNELQTRQVLLSLLGHRVASSLVSTYHQMVGGNPLLLKALVTEQQLSGNLVLSDSVWTLRDKVVLDGAASLDDIVRSRWSRETPRTREVIEMLSCARRVELSRLTAIYGADVIADMEDGGLLEIDESEHRWVSLREKYIGDVVRTWLSISRRRELRSVMLGGAEPDPASMTVEELMSFAAWTHECEAELSPALALAAAQAAVQLFDPRFALTYADMLRRTDTGWASAQRQKASAYLQLDMPVQALAALDDISQPELDALDPEEYAQVVAAKARVMLSIPEQAGKVPELLAAARQRLQQAAKDSSWPAPAVIAANRISLSEFEYQAHAGDFAAMIPALERAADPAANPDTGFRLQSAIILMTALAFTGREMDALSLMRQLGGQLTDASHIVGLRERYSKEAYFVLLLAGQWRRCIDLLTPFSAGQLHRLPFRSAATELAAGVAFAFSGRGEAALEPLISATAQLELQPVQAALRTGYAATALAYAQTGNAGFARKYVTKLQKTSGRAGFATECIIDFCALVAGRWLGDPEAVAGLKQGARRNLEAGRPTVAGIYLLAATVNGSDADFRLLEEIAGQRQGPLADVSRLIAVGSRTKDAKALLSGGELAATLELDAVEARCMALAVDFARQDGDALSARTAQARLDILAATVANLPIVPSSGSPLLTSRERQIARMAGRGASNRDIAMEMGVSVRTVEGHLYQVFTKLGVTSRGDLTGLV; this is encoded by the coding sequence ATGTCAATCGAGCCACTCAGCTGGGGACGTGGGTCAACACCTCAAGGTGACAGGCTGCCCACGCCACCCTCCGCGCCGCCGGAGAGCCAGCAATGGTCGGTGCCTGCACGCAGCGCCAACCTCGACGCCGTCCGCACGGCCCTCACCAGCGAGAATTCCCTCGGCGTTGTCATCACCGGTGCCAGGGGTGTGGGGAAGTCCTCCTTGGCCCGCGCGGCAGTGGCAGACCTCGGGCCGGATATCTGGTCGCTGCAACTGCGGAACGGTCCGTCGGGCTCCACCACCCCGTACGGCTGCCTCTCCTTCCTGCTGGCCCGGCTGCCGCAGGCCTACATGGGCTCGCCCACCGCCATCCTGCGCGGCATCACATCCCTGATCCGCAGCGATGCCGCCGGCAGGCCGTGCATCATTACCCTGGACACCTCCGCCAGCATTGACGACATGAGTGCCGGGGTACTGCTGAACGTCCTGCTTACCGGTACCGCCAAGATCATTGCGGTGGCCGCCAACTCCAGCGACCTGCCCGCAGACTTCCACTGGCTGCTGACGGACCGGAAGCTGACCGAGGTGAGGCTCAGCAACCTCAACGAACTGCAGACCCGGCAAGTCCTGCTGTCACTGCTGGGACACCGCGTCGCTTCCTCCCTGGTCAGCACCTACCACCAAATGGTGGGCGGCAACCCCCTGCTGCTGAAGGCGCTGGTCACCGAGCAGCAGCTCTCCGGAAACCTGGTCCTGTCGGACTCAGTTTGGACCCTCCGGGACAAAGTGGTGCTCGACGGCGCTGCCAGCCTGGACGACATCGTCCGGTCCCGCTGGTCACGGGAAACCCCCCGAACCCGCGAAGTCATCGAGATGCTCTCCTGTGCCCGCAGGGTGGAGCTGTCCCGCCTCACCGCGATTTACGGTGCGGATGTCATTGCGGACATGGAGGACGGCGGGCTGCTGGAGATCGACGAGTCCGAACACCGCTGGGTATCCCTGCGGGAGAAATACATCGGGGACGTGGTCAGGACCTGGCTCAGCATTTCCCGGCGCCGGGAGCTTCGAAGCGTGATGCTGGGCGGCGCGGAGCCGGATCCGGCATCCATGACGGTCGAAGAACTGATGTCCTTTGCCGCCTGGACCCATGAATGCGAGGCCGAGCTTAGCCCGGCGCTGGCGCTTGCGGCCGCCCAGGCCGCAGTCCAGCTGTTCGATCCCCGTTTTGCCTTGACCTATGCGGACATGCTGAGGAGGACCGACACGGGGTGGGCATCGGCGCAGCGCCAAAAGGCATCGGCGTACCTCCAGTTGGACATGCCCGTCCAGGCCCTTGCAGCCCTGGACGACATCTCGCAGCCTGAACTCGACGCCCTGGACCCCGAGGAGTACGCCCAGGTAGTAGCCGCCAAAGCGCGCGTCATGCTTTCGATCCCGGAACAGGCGGGCAAAGTGCCGGAACTCCTCGCCGCCGCCCGCCAACGCCTGCAACAGGCAGCCAAGGATTCTTCCTGGCCTGCGCCCGCCGTGATCGCAGCCAACCGGATCTCGCTGAGCGAATTCGAGTACCAGGCCCATGCCGGTGATTTTGCCGCCATGATTCCGGCACTCGAGCGGGCAGCCGACCCCGCTGCCAACCCCGACACGGGATTCCGGCTCCAGTCGGCCATCATCCTGATGACCGCCCTTGCTTTCACGGGCCGCGAGATGGACGCCTTGAGCCTCATGCGCCAACTCGGCGGCCAGCTCACCGATGCCTCGCACATTGTTGGTCTTCGTGAGCGCTACAGCAAGGAGGCATACTTCGTCCTGCTCCTGGCAGGCCAATGGCGGCGCTGCATCGACCTCCTCACTCCCTTCAGCGCGGGACAGCTCCACCGGCTTCCCTTCCGAAGCGCCGCAACTGAGCTGGCGGCCGGCGTGGCCTTTGCCTTCTCCGGCCGCGGCGAGGCTGCCCTGGAGCCGTTGATTTCCGCCACAGCCCAGCTGGAGTTGCAGCCGGTGCAGGCCGCGCTGCGCACCGGCTACGCGGCCACAGCCCTGGCTTATGCCCAGACCGGCAATGCGGGGTTTGCCCGTAAGTACGTCACCAAACTCCAGAAGACCTCCGGCAGGGCCGGCTTCGCCACGGAATGCATCATCGATTTCTGCGCGCTGGTGGCGGGGCGGTGGCTGGGAGACCCGGAGGCGGTGGCAGGCCTGAAGCAAGGAGCCCGGCGGAACCTGGAGGCGGGCCGGCCTACGGTTGCCGGCATCTACCTGCTGGCCGCAACCGTCAATGGCAGCGACGCGGACTTCCGGCTGCTGGAGGAGATTGCCGGCCAACGGCAGGGCCCGCTTGCCGACGTCTCACGGTTGATTGCCGTCGGAAGCAGGACGAAGGACGCCAAGGCACTCCTCTCCGGCGGCGAACTCGCTGCCACGCTCGAACTGGACGCCGTTGAGGCCCGGTGCATGGCACTGGCGGTGGATTTCGCGCGCCAGGACGGGGACGCGCTTTCGGCCAGGACAGCGCAGGCCCGGCTGGACATCCTGGCCGCCACTGTCGCCAATCTGCCCATCGTGCCCAGCAGCGGCAGCCCGCTGCTGACAAGCCGCGAACGGCAAATCGCCAGGATGGCCGGCCGGGGCGCTTCAAACCGTGACATCGCCATGGAAATGGGCGTGTCAGTGCGCACCGTGGAAGGCCACCTGTACCAGGTCTTCACCAAGCTTGGCGTGACTTCAAGGGGTGATCTGACTGGACTCGTCTAA
- the sufU gene encoding Fe-S cluster assembly sulfur transfer protein SufU — MSLDQLYQQIILDHSKARHGSGLAATDAPQGSSTGQSHQLNPVCGDEVTLRLAVQDGKVAQIAWDGAGCSISMASASVLTDLAEGMSVAELHEVIDSFREVLRSRGKVHADPELLGDAAAFEGVARYAARVKCAMISWVAAEDALNQAA; from the coding sequence ATGAGCCTTGACCAGCTGTACCAGCAGATCATCCTGGACCATTCCAAGGCCCGCCACGGCAGCGGGCTCGCCGCCACCGACGCACCCCAGGGCAGCTCCACCGGCCAGTCACACCAGCTCAACCCGGTGTGCGGGGACGAAGTGACCCTCCGGCTTGCCGTCCAGGACGGCAAGGTGGCCCAGATTGCCTGGGACGGGGCCGGCTGCTCCATCTCCATGGCCTCCGCCTCGGTCCTCACCGACCTCGCCGAGGGCATGTCAGTGGCGGAGTTGCATGAGGTTATCGACAGTTTCCGGGAAGTGCTGCGCTCGCGGGGCAAGGTCCATGCCGACCCTGAACTGCTGGGTGATGCGGCAGCGTTCGAAGGAGTGGCCCGCTATGCCGCCCGGGTCAAGTGCGCCATGATTTCCTGGGTCGCCGCCGAGGACGCCCTCAACCAGGCAGCCTGA
- a CDS encoding SufS family cysteine desulfurase, producing the protein MALVSTPATLERAVPVMDNAEVLRIRNDFPVLNQLVNGQPLVYLDSGATSQNPVSVIEAEQEFYEQRNAAVHRGAHHLAVEATEVFEDARQTIADFIGADYAETVWTSNATEGLNLLSYSLSTAGLWAAQGRGDQGLKDLALNPGDEIVVTEMEHHANLIPWQELAFRTGATLRYIPIDDQGSLRMDQAAAIIGPRTKVLAFTHASNVLGIINPVRELTALGHTAGALVVLDACQSAPHLPLDVKELGVDFAVFSGHKMLAPTGIGVLYGRQELLDILPPFLTGGSMITTVTMERAEYLPAPQRFEAGTQRISQAVALAAAANYLTETGLDRIHRWEAELGQRMVAGLEGIPGIRVLGPAAGKARIGLAAFDVEGVHAHDVGQFLDSQGIAVRVGHHCAQPLHRRLGLTATTRASAYLYNTTDDVDRFLEAVAGVRAYFHA; encoded by the coding sequence TTGGCCTTAGTATCAACGCCAGCCACGCTGGAACGTGCCGTACCTGTCATGGACAACGCCGAGGTGCTGCGAATCCGCAACGACTTCCCGGTCCTCAACCAACTGGTCAACGGACAGCCCCTGGTCTATCTCGACTCGGGCGCCACATCGCAAAACCCCGTGAGCGTGATCGAGGCCGAACAGGAATTCTACGAGCAGCGCAATGCCGCTGTTCACCGTGGCGCCCACCATCTTGCCGTGGAGGCCACCGAAGTATTCGAGGACGCCCGGCAAACCATTGCCGACTTCATCGGCGCGGACTATGCGGAGACGGTTTGGACGTCCAACGCCACAGAAGGACTGAACCTTCTTTCCTATTCACTTTCCACTGCCGGGCTGTGGGCCGCCCAGGGGCGCGGTGACCAGGGGCTCAAAGACCTGGCCCTGAACCCGGGCGACGAGATTGTGGTCACCGAAATGGAGCACCACGCCAACCTCATCCCCTGGCAGGAACTGGCGTTCCGGACCGGGGCCACGCTGCGCTACATCCCCATTGACGATCAGGGCAGCCTCCGCATGGACCAGGCTGCGGCAATCATCGGCCCGCGCACCAAGGTCCTGGCCTTCACGCACGCTTCCAATGTCCTGGGGATCATCAACCCGGTTAGGGAACTGACGGCCCTCGGCCACACCGCAGGCGCCCTGGTGGTCCTGGACGCCTGCCAGTCCGCCCCGCACCTGCCCCTGGACGTCAAGGAACTCGGGGTGGACTTTGCGGTGTTCTCCGGCCACAAGATGCTGGCTCCCACGGGAATTGGCGTGCTCTATGGACGGCAGGAACTCCTGGATATCCTGCCGCCGTTCCTGACGGGCGGATCGATGATTACCACCGTCACCATGGAACGGGCCGAGTACCTTCCGGCGCCCCAGCGCTTCGAGGCAGGTACGCAGCGCATTTCCCAGGCAGTGGCCTTGGCCGCCGCTGCCAACTACCTCACTGAAACCGGACTTGACCGGATCCACCGGTGGGAGGCCGAACTGGGCCAGCGCATGGTGGCCGGGCTCGAAGGCATCCCCGGCATCCGGGTCCTGGGCCCCGCCGCCGGGAAGGCACGGATCGGCCTCGCCGCGTTCGACGTCGAGGGTGTCCACGCCCACGACGTGGGGCAGTTCCTGGACTCCCAGGGAATCGCCGTCCGTGTAGGACACCACTGCGCCCAGCCGCTGCACCGCCGGCTCGGACTGACCGCCACCACCCGGGCCAGCGCGTACCTGTACAACACCACTGACGACGTGGACCGCTTCCTTGAAGCCGTTGCCGGCGTCCGGGCCTACTTCCACGCCTAG
- the glmU gene encoding bifunctional UDP-N-acetylglucosamine diphosphorylase/glucosamine-1-phosphate N-acetyltransferase GlmU: MIPENAGPAAVIVLAAGAGTRMKSRTPKILHEIGGLSMVGHALRAARSINPQRLAIVVRHERDLVEGHVAALDPQALIVDQDDVPGTGRAVEAALEALDAGQALAGTVVVTYGDVPLLSGELLTELVATHEFEGNAVTVLTAVLDDATGYGRILRGEDGSVTGIREHKDSSEAEKLIREVNSGIYAFDAAVLRDALGKVTTDNAQGEKYLTDVLGLAREAGGRVAAVVTADRWQVEGANDRVQLAALGAELNRRTVEAWMRAGVTVVDPATTWIDSSVTLDEDVRLLPNTQLHGATTVARDAVVGPDTTLTDVTVGEGATVARTHGSGSVIGPRAAVGPFTYLRPGTVLGEKGKIGAFYETKNVTIGRGSKLSHLGYAGDAEIGEDTNIGCGNITANYDGEKKHRTVIGSGVRTGSNTVFVAPVTVGDGAYSGAGAVIRKDVPAGALALSVAAQRNAEGWVPAHRPGTRSAELAQAATNDSSSTPASTEEGK, from the coding sequence CCCCGAGAATGCCGGTCCGGCCGCTGTAATCGTTCTGGCAGCAGGTGCCGGCACCCGGATGAAATCGCGTACTCCGAAGATCCTGCACGAGATCGGCGGCCTCTCCATGGTGGGCCACGCCCTCCGTGCTGCCCGCAGCATCAATCCACAGCGGCTTGCCATCGTGGTGCGCCACGAACGCGACCTGGTGGAGGGCCACGTGGCCGCGCTCGACCCGCAGGCCCTCATCGTGGACCAGGACGACGTCCCGGGCACCGGCCGTGCCGTTGAAGCCGCACTCGAGGCGCTGGACGCCGGGCAGGCCCTGGCGGGAACCGTCGTGGTCACGTATGGCGACGTGCCCCTGCTTTCTGGGGAACTGCTGACCGAGCTCGTCGCCACCCACGAGTTCGAGGGCAATGCCGTCACGGTTCTCACGGCAGTCCTCGACGACGCCACCGGCTACGGCCGCATCCTCCGCGGCGAGGATGGTTCCGTCACCGGCATCCGCGAACACAAGGATTCCTCCGAGGCCGAAAAACTGATCCGCGAAGTCAACTCCGGCATCTACGCCTTCGATGCCGCTGTGCTCCGCGACGCGCTGGGCAAGGTCACCACCGACAACGCACAGGGCGAGAAATACCTCACCGACGTGCTGGGACTGGCCCGGGAGGCAGGCGGCCGCGTCGCCGCCGTCGTCACGGCCGACCGCTGGCAGGTGGAGGGCGCGAATGACCGCGTCCAGCTCGCCGCCCTCGGTGCCGAACTGAACCGCCGCACCGTGGAAGCCTGGATGCGGGCCGGCGTCACCGTGGTCGACCCGGCCACCACCTGGATCGACTCCTCCGTCACCCTCGACGAGGACGTCCGCCTCCTGCCCAACACCCAGCTGCACGGCGCCACTACCGTGGCGAGGGACGCCGTCGTGGGCCCCGATACCACCCTGACCGACGTCACCGTAGGCGAGGGCGCCACCGTAGCCCGCACCCACGGTTCCGGCTCTGTGATCGGCCCGCGCGCCGCCGTCGGCCCCTTCACCTACCTCCGCCCCGGCACGGTGCTGGGCGAGAAGGGCAAGATCGGCGCGTTCTACGAAACCAAGAACGTCACCATCGGGCGCGGCTCCAAGCTGTCCCACCTGGGCTACGCGGGCGACGCCGAAATCGGCGAGGACACCAACATTGGCTGCGGCAACATCACAGCCAATTACGACGGCGAGAAGAAGCACCGCACGGTGATCGGCTCCGGCGTCCGTACAGGCTCCAACACCGTCTTTGTTGCCCCGGTCACCGTGGGGGACGGCGCCTACAGCGGCGCCGGCGCGGTGATCCGCAAAGACGTTCCGGCCGGAGCGCTTGCGCTGAGCGTCGCTGCCCAGCGCAACGCCGAAGGCTGGGTTCCCGCGCACCGTCCGGGAACCCGCTCCGCCGAACTGGCCCAAGCGGCCACCAATGATTCCTCAAGTACCCCGGCATCTACAGAAGAGGGCAAGTAA
- a CDS encoding helix-turn-helix domain-containing protein — protein sequence MTDAVTERLAGTTNIVRIHASSALAAVPFGVLTPYTGELTAEESVSPVAVLRSMWSYFEKLKAGSTGSVLIAVDDAHHLDDASAGILAEVISAGWATVVAAARPRPGLPQPLDQLWYDGLAERVDLRPLNREQIEEVLAHSLDGTVPGATVDAMWNATGGNPRILDALLHDSAEAGVLVKRNGIWMLLGSLPCDGARLAAVVAKDHLRRRPEEQEALKLIALAGPVGRKVIEDISGAAVVRSLLDQQMIIEAPGIPAELSIWNGLFAGAIRHTVSVSRSLQLLEKVKARQDPTLLQGEGRLRSVEWALECGVRVSDDEMLAAARDALLRSHNHSARTIAARVHRPPLVPLAQAVQARALYNEGAYAEAAALLDECWLPLAEDPQGPAVLLLRVSAHQAIGHPLAVVAEDVEKRVAAAGSSVKDWQEELLHLLQLGAEVDFQALNDQVDRIRKGPPAATGGEPLRVLAEGLLAHALASAGRPVQGLEAALLAASELPPLEGSLFFFPEFVLGRLVSDYLAMGEWESAEREINHYAAGHAPAAATFNGSLQVLQGYSLLRQGRMERAYQVLLPAVEALRLNDPLQLYRFGTALGFYAAARLGDAEQAKRLEQDHKDAAAGWPAHDLLAAAYMAAAGEYLARDGKGLAALQTLMTTTEASARTGNLLEILAMCWDLGDPSVVPMVQAAARGVEGRWAEALLTLATAWENADGDTLMATAASLEEAGFVNLAREAYARASTVLEQAGERRRSRQAVAQREKCDHELGERFREGRFIAAAPTVRLTRREQDIVELAVQGLTDREIAQRLMVSVRTVEGHLYRTYVKLGVRSRDELESALPK from the coding sequence GTGACTGACGCCGTCACGGAACGCCTCGCCGGGACCACGAACATTGTGCGGATCCACGCCAGTTCGGCCCTGGCCGCCGTGCCGTTCGGGGTCCTCACCCCTTACACGGGCGAGCTGACGGCTGAAGAGTCCGTCTCGCCGGTCGCAGTACTCCGTTCGATGTGGTCCTACTTCGAGAAACTGAAGGCCGGCAGCACGGGATCCGTCCTGATCGCGGTGGACGATGCGCACCACCTCGATGACGCATCTGCCGGCATCCTGGCCGAGGTGATTTCGGCAGGATGGGCCACCGTGGTGGCGGCGGCCAGGCCCCGGCCGGGACTGCCGCAGCCGCTCGACCAGCTCTGGTATGACGGCCTTGCCGAACGTGTCGACCTCCGCCCCCTCAACCGTGAACAAATCGAGGAGGTCCTGGCCCATTCCCTGGACGGGACCGTCCCTGGTGCCACGGTGGACGCCATGTGGAACGCGACCGGCGGCAATCCCCGGATCCTCGATGCCCTGCTCCATGACTCCGCCGAAGCGGGGGTCCTGGTTAAACGCAACGGAATCTGGATGCTCCTGGGCTCCCTCCCCTGCGACGGGGCACGGCTGGCAGCGGTGGTCGCCAAAGACCACCTTCGGCGGCGGCCGGAGGAACAGGAAGCACTAAAGCTCATTGCCCTTGCCGGGCCCGTGGGCAGGAAAGTCATCGAGGACATCAGCGGGGCAGCAGTAGTCCGCTCCCTGCTGGACCAGCAGATGATCATTGAAGCACCCGGTATTCCGGCTGAGCTTTCCATTTGGAACGGGCTCTTCGCCGGCGCCATCAGGCATACCGTTTCGGTCTCCCGCAGCCTGCAGCTGCTGGAGAAGGTCAAGGCGCGCCAGGACCCCACCCTGCTGCAGGGGGAAGGCCGGTTGCGGTCCGTGGAGTGGGCCCTTGAGTGTGGGGTCCGGGTCAGCGACGACGAGATGCTGGCGGCGGCCAGGGACGCCCTGCTTCGGTCCCACAACCACAGCGCACGGACCATTGCGGCCCGGGTCCACAGGCCCCCGCTGGTTCCCCTGGCCCAGGCGGTCCAGGCACGTGCGCTGTACAACGAAGGGGCCTACGCGGAAGCCGCGGCACTCCTTGACGAATGCTGGCTTCCGCTGGCCGAAGACCCGCAGGGCCCGGCCGTTCTGTTGCTCCGGGTTTCGGCGCACCAGGCCATCGGCCACCCTCTGGCAGTGGTGGCGGAAGACGTCGAAAAGCGCGTCGCGGCTGCCGGCAGCAGCGTGAAGGACTGGCAGGAGGAACTCCTGCACCTGCTCCAGCTTGGAGCGGAAGTGGATTTCCAGGCGCTCAATGACCAGGTGGACAGGATCAGGAAGGGCCCCCCGGCAGCCACCGGCGGAGAACCGCTCCGTGTGCTGGCTGAAGGTCTCCTGGCCCATGCCCTCGCCTCGGCCGGACGGCCCGTCCAAGGGCTGGAGGCCGCCCTGCTGGCAGCCTCGGAACTTCCGCCCCTTGAAGGCAGCCTGTTCTTCTTTCCCGAGTTCGTGCTGGGACGGCTCGTTTCCGACTACCTGGCCATGGGTGAATGGGAGTCCGCAGAGCGGGAGATTAACCACTACGCCGCCGGGCATGCCCCGGCCGCGGCCACCTTCAACGGGAGCCTGCAGGTGCTTCAGGGCTACTCGCTGCTGCGGCAGGGGAGGATGGAGCGCGCCTACCAGGTCCTGCTGCCCGCAGTGGAAGCGCTGAGGCTGAACGACCCGCTGCAGCTGTACCGCTTTGGCACAGCCCTGGGGTTTTATGCTGCGGCCCGGCTCGGCGATGCTGAACAGGCCAAACGCCTGGAACAGGACCACAAGGACGCTGCTGCCGGCTGGCCCGCCCATGACCTTTTGGCGGCAGCCTATATGGCGGCGGCGGGTGAATACCTTGCCCGTGACGGAAAAGGCCTGGCCGCCCTGCAGACGTTGATGACCACCACGGAAGCCTCCGCGCGCACTGGAAACCTCCTTGAGATCCTGGCCATGTGTTGGGACCTCGGGGATCCCTCAGTGGTCCCCATGGTGCAGGCAGCGGCGCGCGGCGTGGAGGGCCGGTGGGCGGAAGCACTGCTGACGCTGGCCACCGCGTGGGAAAACGCCGACGGTGACACCCTCATGGCAACGGCTGCTTCGCTGGAGGAGGCAGGCTTTGTCAACCTGGCCCGCGAAGCCTACGCCCGTGCCAGCACCGTGCTGGAGCAGGCCGGGGAACGCCGCCGGTCCCGGCAGGCCGTTGCCCAGCGCGAGAAGTGCGACCACGAACTGGGCGAGCGGTTCCGGGAAGGACGGTTCATCGCCGCGGCCCCGACAGTCCGCCTTACCCGGAGGGAACAGGACATCGTCGAGCTGGCCGTGCAGGGCCTTACCGACCGGGAGATCGCGCAGCGGCTGATGGTTTCGGTCAGGACGGTGGAAGGCCACCTGTACCGCACCTATGTTAAGCTCGGGGTCCGCAGCCGCGATGAGCTGGAGTCGGCGCTGCCCAAGTAG
- a CDS encoding 50S ribosomal protein L25/general stress protein Ctc — translation MSEQKLAAELRTEFGKGYARRARMNHQIPAVIYGHGAEPIHVTLPAKATTLAVRTPNALLSLDINGEGHLALVKDVQRDPVKQIIEHIDLLTVRQGEKVTVDVPVHVEGETAPGTVHNLELTVVSLEAEATHLPTAIEVSVEGRAAGEHIHASDLVLPKGTTLLTDAEALVVNISEAVVIAEEEETEAAPEGEAGEAPAAEEAAAE, via the coding sequence ATGTCTGAGCAGAAGCTTGCAGCAGAACTGCGCACCGAATTCGGCAAGGGCTACGCCCGCCGCGCCCGCATGAACCACCAGATCCCGGCCGTCATCTACGGCCACGGCGCAGAGCCCATCCACGTCACCCTGCCGGCAAAGGCCACCACCCTGGCCGTACGCACCCCTAACGCCCTGCTGTCCCTGGACATCAACGGCGAGGGCCACCTGGCCCTGGTCAAGGACGTCCAGCGCGATCCGGTAAAGCAGATCATCGAGCACATCGACCTCCTGACCGTCCGCCAGGGCGAGAAGGTTACCGTTGACGTCCCGGTGCACGTTGAGGGCGAGACCGCTCCCGGCACCGTTCACAACCTGGAACTGACGGTTGTGTCCCTCGAGGCCGAGGCAACCCACCTGCCCACCGCCATCGAGGTCAGCGTCGAAGGCCGCGCCGCCGGCGAGCACATCCACGCCTCCGACCTGGTCCTCCCGAAGGGCACCACCCTCCTGACCGACGCCGAAGCGCTCGTGGTGAACATCTCCGAGGCAGTCGTCATCGCCGAGGAAGAAGAAACCGAAGCTGCCCCCGAGGGCGAAGCAGGGGAAGCTCCTGCAGCCGAAGAAGCCGCAGCCGAGTAA